In Pseudomonadota bacterium, the sequence CCCGGCTCGGACAGCAGGCTGGTGCCTGCGCCGAGCTCGGAGACGAATCCGCACAGCGCGGGCATCGCGTCCTCATCGCCCCTCTTTGCGTGAGATGCGAAGCAGGCGCCCAGCGAGCTGTGCCTCTTCATCGCGCGAGCGGCGCCGGCGAGCATCGCCGCCATCTCGTCGCCGGTCGTGAAGCGGTGCTTGAAGTCAGAGAAGGTCTTCCTGAGTCTTGCCGGCGTCGCATCGATCACAAACCTGCGCGGTTCGCCCATGCGATCGAGGACGGTCCTCACGCTCCTCAGTATCTGCGCCACGCGGCCGTAGGCGAGCGAACTGGCGACGAG encodes:
- a CDS encoding TIGR02757 family protein, with product LVASSLAYGRVAQILRSVRTVLDRMGEPRRFVIDATPARLRKTFSDFKHRFTTGDEMAAMLAGAARAMKRHSSLGACFASHAKRGDEDAMPALCGFVSELGAGTSLLSEPGRGSACKRLNMFLRWMVRRDEVDPGGWRGVSPAKLIVPLDTHMYKISKRLGFTARKAADCRTAREITAAFKKFAPDDPVRYDFSLTRLGIRSELCVSDFFKTL